The Paraburkholderia sp. D15 genome has a segment encoding these proteins:
- a CDS encoding glycosyltransferase, which produces MLGVIVPAHNEEALLAPCLAALITASRHEDLAAEPVRIMVVLDACDDFSGAIARAYGVETLSLDARNVGIARATGADWLLAHGARWLAFTDADSRVSARWLTSQLALNADAVCGSIAVDDWSEHPESVREHFQKTYTDADGHRHIHGANLGVSAHAYLRAGGFPPLTCSEDVALVDRLIAIGAHIAWSAAPRVITSARTAARARGGFGDTLVAMAAV; this is translated from the coding sequence ATGCTCGGCGTAATTGTCCCAGCGCACAATGAAGAGGCGTTGCTTGCGCCGTGCCTCGCGGCCCTGATCACTGCGTCCCGGCATGAGGATCTGGCAGCAGAACCCGTACGCATTATGGTCGTTCTGGATGCGTGTGATGATTTCAGCGGGGCGATCGCCCGCGCATACGGTGTTGAAACATTGAGTCTGGACGCACGCAATGTCGGCATCGCACGCGCGACGGGTGCCGACTGGCTGCTCGCCCACGGCGCGCGCTGGCTCGCATTTACCGACGCAGACAGCCGTGTCTCGGCCCGCTGGCTGACTTCGCAGCTCGCGCTCAATGCGGATGCCGTGTGCGGTTCAATTGCGGTTGACGACTGGAGCGAGCATCCGGAAAGCGTACGCGAGCATTTTCAGAAGACGTATACGGATGCCGACGGTCACCGGCACATTCACGGCGCCAACCTCGGTGTATCGGCGCACGCATATCTGCGCGCCGGGGGATTTCCGCCCCTGACGTGTAGCGAGGACGTTGCGCTGGTCGACCGCCTGATTGCGATCGGTGCACATATCGCCTGGAGCGCTGCGCCTCGTGTCATCACGAGCGCCCGTACTGCTGCGCGGGCTCGCGGGGGGTTTGGCGATACGCTTGTCGCCATGGCCGCGGTCTGA
- a CDS encoding phasin family protein, which translates to MISSSFQESAIPGHAAWVASAQCNAELMLSARRFVELNAQTAETSFAEHYAIAETTLGSRSFAEIVDLHSRYFPTLITKTFAYLRHADEIVVQAQVGVLGAMRQYFETMTSLPSGSARLETVDATPDRSQADSLLTSPGRDLSHQVQARIVDAAGQIIPSPHESDSAIDDSPNANNKH; encoded by the coding sequence ATGATTTCCAGCAGTTTCCAAGAGTCCGCTATCCCCGGCCACGCGGCATGGGTAGCCAGCGCCCAGTGCAATGCCGAACTGATGTTGAGCGCGAGACGTTTCGTTGAGCTCAACGCACAGACCGCAGAGACTTCATTCGCGGAACACTATGCAATCGCGGAAACGACGCTTGGCTCCCGATCCTTTGCAGAGATCGTGGATCTTCATTCGCGTTACTTCCCTACCCTGATTACAAAGACATTTGCTTATCTCCGGCACGCCGACGAGATCGTCGTGCAGGCGCAGGTAGGCGTTCTGGGCGCGATGCGGCAGTATTTTGAGACGATGACGTCGCTGCCCTCCGGCTCGGCACGCCTTGAAACGGTCGACGCGACCCCTGATCGGTCACAAGCCGACTCCCTACTGACCTCTCCCGGGCGCGACCTATCTCATCAAGTCCAAGCTCGGATCGTGGACGCTGCCGGTCAAATCATTCCGTCGCCTCACGAGTCGGACTCAGCGATAGACGACAGCCCTAACGCCAACAATAAACATTGA
- a CDS encoding SAM-dependent methyltransferase: MIRRSARPLTRSHLDPFGRPAKSRHVTTEFGGPGGAANYFDDLYRESDDPWNLRKGWYEKRKRALTLALLPHQHYRNAFEPGCANGELTVELASRCGALLSVDLHERAVQLTRERVAGVAHVRVEQRTVPRDWPQEAGLFNLIVISEFAYYLDATELRALAACISTSLTPDGTLLACHWRRPFMEARASADTAHALFDACCGLARLTRHVDDDIRIDVWSRDARSVAQREGLVCSA; the protein is encoded by the coding sequence ATGATCAGAAGATCCGCGCGGCCGTTGACCAGAAGTCACCTCGACCCCTTCGGGCGTCCTGCGAAGTCGAGACACGTCACCACGGAATTTGGTGGACCGGGCGGAGCAGCCAATTACTTTGACGACCTTTATCGCGAAAGCGACGACCCGTGGAACTTACGCAAGGGCTGGTACGAGAAGCGCAAGCGCGCCCTGACTCTCGCGTTGCTGCCTCATCAGCATTATCGCAACGCCTTCGAGCCTGGCTGCGCGAATGGCGAACTTACCGTCGAGCTTGCGTCGCGTTGCGGCGCGCTGCTGTCTGTCGACTTGCACGAACGCGCCGTTCAGCTGACGCGTGAGCGAGTAGCTGGCGTGGCGCACGTACGCGTCGAACAACGTACAGTGCCGCGTGACTGGCCGCAAGAGGCGGGGCTGTTCAATCTGATCGTCATCAGCGAATTCGCCTACTATCTCGACGCAACGGAGCTACGCGCGCTGGCCGCGTGCATCAGCACATCGCTTACGCCCGACGGGACACTACTTGCCTGCCACTGGCGCAGGCCGTTTATGGAGGCGCGCGCGTCTGCGGACACGGCGCACGCGCTTTTCGATGCATGCTGCGGATTGGCCCGGCTGACACGTCATGTCGACGACGACATACGGATCGACGTCTGGTCGCGCGATGCGCGCTCCGTGGCCCAACGAGAGGGGCTTGTATGCTCGGCGTAA
- a CDS encoding Gfo/Idh/MocA family oxidoreductase, whose protein sequence is MTNSYPPVKNPTDVRPTDDDSTHPTPSPDGSPSHPRRGFLQRTGTGVAALLMAGASGKTLAAAATPGSPNTVKLSLIQDPHTEQAENTPDPNAEPDRRVGYAIVGLGRLSLNQILPALSASKYSKVVALVSGDPDKARKIARQYGVRESALYDYTTYERLADNPEVQVVYVVLPNGMHAEYTVRAAAIGKHVLCEKPMANSSAECRQMIEACRKANRLLMIAYRSQYEPMDRMVARWVREKRLGPLSEFIAGNSQNVGDPAQWRLKRALAGGGPLPDVGIYCVNAARFLSNEEPYEVIATTYQPADDPRFREVEQSVHFVLRFPSGLTATCMASYANHDSRFFRLQGAQAWAELNPAFGYNGLQLRRGELVEGKNAATQIVVDPVDQFAREIDHMSLCVVRGQTPHTPGEEGLQDQRIVEAIYESARSGRAIKIAAPDGPTRGPAPDEENF, encoded by the coding sequence ATGACGAACTCCTATCCTCCCGTCAAAAATCCCACCGACGTTCGCCCCACCGACGACGATTCCACGCATCCCACGCCCTCCCCCGACGGCTCTCCATCCCATCCGCGCCGCGGCTTTCTGCAGCGCACCGGCACCGGCGTCGCCGCGTTGCTGATGGCCGGCGCGAGTGGCAAGACGTTGGCCGCCGCTGCGACGCCGGGCTCGCCGAATACCGTCAAGCTGTCGCTGATCCAGGACCCGCACACCGAGCAGGCGGAGAACACCCCCGACCCGAACGCCGAACCGGACCGTCGCGTCGGCTATGCAATCGTCGGACTGGGACGACTGTCGCTGAATCAGATCCTGCCCGCGCTGTCCGCATCGAAGTACTCGAAAGTCGTGGCGCTTGTCAGCGGCGACCCCGACAAGGCCAGAAAAATCGCCCGTCAGTACGGCGTTCGCGAAAGCGCTCTTTATGACTACACGACCTACGAAAGGCTGGCGGACAACCCCGAGGTCCAGGTGGTCTACGTCGTCTTGCCGAACGGCATGCATGCGGAGTACACGGTACGCGCGGCGGCGATCGGCAAACATGTGCTCTGCGAAAAACCGATGGCCAACAGCAGCGCCGAATGCCGTCAGATGATCGAAGCATGCAGGAAAGCGAATCGTCTGCTGATGATCGCGTATCGCAGCCAGTACGAACCGATGGACCGCATGGTCGCGCGTTGGGTCAGGGAAAAGCGGCTTGGGCCGTTGAGCGAATTCATCGCCGGCAACTCGCAGAATGTCGGCGATCCAGCGCAATGGCGACTGAAGCGCGCGCTCGCGGGCGGCGGCCCGCTGCCGGACGTTGGCATCTACTGCGTGAATGCCGCGCGTTTTCTGAGTAATGAAGAGCCGTATGAAGTGATCGCCACGACGTATCAGCCGGCCGACGACCCGCGCTTCAGGGAAGTCGAGCAGTCTGTGCATTTCGTGCTGCGTTTTCCCAGCGGACTCACGGCCACCTGCATGGCGAGCTACGCGAATCACGATTCGCGGTTCTTCCGCCTGCAGGGCGCGCAGGCGTGGGCCGAACTGAATCCCGCGTTCGGCTACAACGGGCTACAACTGCGACGTGGAGAACTGGTAGAGGGCAAGAACGCGGCAACGCAGATCGTTGTCGACCCGGTCGATCAATTCGCTCGCGAAATCGACCACATGTCGCTTTGCGTGGTGCGCGGGCAAACGCCGCACACGCCGGGCGAGGAAGGCTTACAGGATCAACGCATCGTCGAGGCGATTTACGAATCGGCGCGCAGCGGACGGGCAATCAAGATCGCCGCGCCGGACGGGCCCACTCGGGGACCGGCCCCTGACGAAGAAAACTTCTGA
- a CDS encoding response regulator, which produces MSTILLVDDDEENLRALQLALESNGYHVALAGNGREALQMAVRYLPQLIITDQQMPEMGAQSWRNN; this is translated from the coding sequence ATGTCAACCATATTGCTTGTCGACGATGATGAGGAAAATCTGCGGGCACTGCAGTTGGCTCTGGAAAGTAACGGCTATCACGTAGCGCTTGCTGGCAATGGCCGTGAAGCGCTGCAAATGGCAGTGAGATATCTACCGCAACTGATTATCACTGATCAGCAGATGCCCGAGATGGGGGCGCAGAGCTGGCGCAACAACTGA
- a CDS encoding YfiR family protein: protein MRVSRAVRYWTITALISLGLCTSLSHAQVDESVLAAAYIYNITQFTTWPTGALANSQLLACVNGQSSLGIELGKLAGKSAGGHPWAVAPLEATDNPGKCNVIVLEKDTSFSKALADNLASDRPALVISTFDMGSRPWVVRLFTEDSHIRFDIDRTAAARRHLSLSSRLLSLARNVL, encoded by the coding sequence ATGCGGGTCAGTCGCGCCGTTCGCTACTGGACAATTACGGCCTTGATTTCGCTGGGGCTGTGCACATCGCTTTCGCACGCGCAGGTCGACGAATCTGTGCTGGCGGCAGCCTATATCTACAACATCACTCAGTTCACCACCTGGCCGACCGGTGCGCTTGCCAATTCGCAACTGCTGGCCTGCGTCAACGGGCAAAGCAGCCTCGGCATCGAACTCGGAAAGCTCGCAGGCAAGAGCGCGGGCGGGCATCCGTGGGCGGTCGCGCCGTTGGAGGCGACCGACAATCCCGGGAAGTGCAATGTCATCGTGCTCGAGAAAGACACGTCCTTTTCGAAAGCACTCGCTGACAATCTTGCTTCTGATCGGCCGGCGCTCGTAATCAGCACTTTCGACATGGGCAGTCGCCCTTGGGTCGTACGCCTCTTCACAGAGGACAGTCATATCCGGTTCGATATCGACAGGACCGCGGCAGCCCGGCGGCACCTTTCCCTGAGCTCGAGGCTACTGAGCCTCGCGAGGAACGTCTTATGA
- a CDS encoding EAL domain-containing protein, with the protein MKRYETVTPKLTRSLSRVNIVGVAIALIVSSAVLLIYEAISLRASLTDVARLQAAMVSENLSAALMFGDRQAAADVLRHLRSLPYVESAAVFDKKGARFVLYAHEGISELEQNEGTPEAAQHSKRLSFSDVFVSAPIELNRQRLGTVVLVATTAQLKTDFARYAVFLLGASASALLISRFIMTRMKLRLNDAERRLEYLALTDPLTGLSNRRAFFEELDCRVRLSPRTRSGLTLVLIDVDDFKTVNDTLGHVAGDELLQSVAATLRGAVRSTDIVSRIGGDEFAVLVYDPAQKHQYHSTAENIIRALARPLELHGRSVRVTVSVGFSRYPGDAGDAAGLVSSADVALYAAKSSGKNTAVAFRPAMIAETQRRANLERDLRVAIENDELGIAYQPQFDCITGNLIGAEALVRWLHPVEGPISPAEFVPIAESSDLIVTLGMWVMRRACRDALEWNRAAGASVSLSVNVSARQLRQLDFGESVFQTLGETGLHPKLLVLELTESLLMANVDLATEVMRKFRAAGVRLSIDDFGTGYSSLSYLQHFPINELKIDRSFVCALPASGQPIVTAIISMAHSFGLTVVAEGVENPSQLEWLVAADCDVVQGYLTGQPTTTAGILALIAAQHEQLGAAAATDDSHAGARHGTGVAHD; encoded by the coding sequence ATGAAGCGCTATGAAACAGTGACTCCAAAACTGACGCGCTCGTTGAGCAGAGTCAATATCGTCGGCGTGGCCATTGCGTTGATCGTATCAAGTGCGGTCCTTCTGATCTATGAAGCCATATCGCTGCGCGCGTCGCTGACCGACGTTGCGCGGCTGCAGGCGGCGATGGTGTCCGAGAACCTGTCGGCGGCGCTCATGTTCGGCGACAGGCAGGCTGCGGCCGATGTGCTCCGTCATCTACGCAGCCTGCCTTATGTCGAGAGCGCAGCCGTCTTCGACAAAAAGGGCGCACGCTTCGTACTCTACGCGCATGAAGGCATCTCGGAGTTAGAGCAGAATGAAGGAACCCCTGAAGCCGCGCAGCACTCGAAGCGTCTTTCGTTCAGCGATGTTTTTGTTTCGGCGCCCATCGAACTGAACCGCCAACGTCTCGGCACCGTCGTGCTCGTCGCGACGACCGCCCAGCTCAAGACGGACTTCGCGCGTTACGCGGTGTTCCTGCTCGGCGCTTCCGCTTCTGCGCTGCTGATCTCCCGATTCATCATGACCCGCATGAAACTGCGACTGAACGATGCAGAGAGAAGACTCGAATATCTGGCGCTCACCGATCCACTCACCGGCTTGTCGAACCGGCGCGCCTTTTTCGAGGAACTGGACTGTCGCGTCCGGCTATCGCCTCGCACGAGATCGGGCCTGACGTTGGTTCTCATCGACGTGGACGACTTCAAGACCGTCAACGATACGCTTGGACACGTAGCCGGCGACGAACTGCTGCAATCGGTGGCCGCGACCTTGCGCGGCGCGGTGCGCAGCACAGATATCGTGAGCCGTATCGGCGGCGACGAGTTTGCTGTGCTCGTCTACGACCCTGCACAAAAGCATCAGTATCATTCGACGGCCGAGAACATTATCCGGGCACTTGCGCGCCCGCTCGAACTCCACGGACGCAGCGTCCGGGTGACGGTGAGCGTTGGCTTTAGCCGCTACCCCGGCGATGCTGGCGATGCCGCAGGCCTGGTCAGTAGCGCAGACGTCGCGTTGTACGCAGCAAAAAGCAGTGGAAAAAATACAGCTGTCGCGTTCCGGCCAGCGATGATCGCAGAGACACAGCGTCGGGCGAACCTCGAACGCGATCTGCGCGTCGCGATCGAAAACGACGAACTCGGCATCGCCTATCAGCCGCAGTTTGACTGTATCACGGGCAATCTGATCGGCGCCGAAGCACTGGTTCGCTGGTTGCATCCCGTCGAAGGACCTATCTCGCCGGCGGAGTTCGTCCCGATCGCGGAAAGCAGCGATCTGATCGTGACGCTGGGCATGTGGGTGATGCGACGCGCGTGTCGCGACGCACTCGAATGGAACCGGGCTGCGGGCGCGTCCGTCAGTCTGTCAGTGAATGTATCGGCGCGGCAATTGCGTCAGCTGGACTTCGGAGAGAGCGTCTTTCAGACCCTAGGCGAGACGGGTCTGCATCCAAAGCTGCTCGTGCTCGAATTGACCGAGAGCCTGCTGATGGCCAACGTCGATCTCGCGACCGAGGTGATGCGCAAATTCCGCGCTGCGGGCGTGCGGCTGTCGATCGACGATTTCGGCACCGGCTATTCCTCGCTGTCTTACCTTCAACATTTTCCGATCAATGAACTGAAGATCGATCGAAGTTTTGTGTGCGCGCTGCCAGCGTCGGGCCAGCCGATCGTGACGGCGATCATCTCGATGGCGCACAGCTTCGGACTGACCGTGGTGGCCGAGGGCGTAGAAAACCCATCGCAGCTGGAATGGCTCGTTGCTGCCGATTGCGATGTCGTGCAGGGCTACCTGACGGGGCAACCCACGACGACAGCCGGGATCCTGGCGCTTATCGCCGCGCAGCACGAACAGCTTGGCGCAGCCGCAGCGACCGATGACAGTCATGCTGGTGCGCGGCACGGTACGGGAGTAGCTCATGATTAA
- a CDS encoding FdhF/YdeP family oxidoreductase, with translation MSTDTAIKPYKHAAGGWGSVKAVATILIQEHVALHGSAILSHQNKPDGFACVSCSWAKPADPHLFEFCENGAKATAWEITSKHIAPDFFAHHTLSELESWSGLELESSGRLTMPMRWDAATDRYVATTWEYAFVDIAKELRALDPDEAVFYASGRASLETSYLYQLLARMYGTNNLPDSSNMCHESTSVALPKTIGSPVGTVTLDDFEHTDCMFFFGHNTGTNAPRMLHQLQDARKRGAQIITFNPIRERGLVTFANPQSPLEMLTPAETQISTQYHQVRIAGDASAIAGLCKLLIEWDDAAQLEGKPRVLDAPFIAEHTEGFEEFAAAMRATTWKEIEARSQLTRDALTAAAAEYARAKAVMVLYGMGITQHRSGVQNVQMLSNLLLLRGNIGRPGAGICPIRGHSNVQGQRTVGITEKPELAPLDKLKQLYGFEPPRKKGTSTVEACQGVLDGKVKAFIGLGGNFQVAIPDHQVMDAAWRSLRLTVQIATKLNRSHLLHGEVAYLLPCLGRIEIDRQASGEQWVSVEDSTACVHGSHGYAAPAGDMLLSEPAIVAGIAKALLPSNPNVDWDAWVADYATIRDAIEHTYPDQFADFNKRFRELGGFHRPIPAASREWKTPNGRANFVVPDTLDEDADMTSSSPDVLQLMTTRGDSQFNTTVYALDDRFRGVVGTRDVLLMHRDDMARLNLAEGDEVSVATASTDDVTREVHGMHVHAFDIPAGCVMGYYPECNRLIPLWHHAKDSLVPASKSIPVRLRSLNR, from the coding sequence ATGAGCACTGATACCGCGATTAAACCGTACAAGCATGCGGCAGGTGGGTGGGGCTCCGTCAAGGCGGTCGCAACGATCCTGATTCAGGAACATGTCGCCCTCCACGGCAGTGCGATTCTGTCTCATCAGAACAAGCCGGACGGATTTGCATGTGTGAGTTGTTCATGGGCGAAGCCCGCTGATCCGCACCTGTTCGAATTTTGTGAGAACGGCGCGAAAGCGACCGCATGGGAGATCACCAGCAAGCACATTGCGCCTGATTTTTTTGCCCACCACACGCTGTCCGAACTCGAGTCGTGGAGTGGCCTGGAACTTGAATCGTCCGGGCGTCTCACCATGCCGATGCGTTGGGATGCTGCCACCGACCGCTACGTGGCGACGACGTGGGAGTACGCGTTCGTGGATATAGCAAAGGAGTTGCGGGCGCTCGATCCCGACGAAGCCGTCTTCTATGCATCCGGGAGAGCATCACTGGAGACTTCCTATCTTTATCAGTTGCTCGCGCGCATGTACGGCACGAACAACCTGCCCGACAGTTCAAACATGTGTCACGAAAGTACCTCGGTGGCACTGCCGAAGACAATAGGTTCGCCGGTCGGCACTGTTACGCTCGACGACTTCGAGCATACGGACTGCATGTTTTTTTTCGGCCATAACACCGGCACGAACGCGCCCCGCATGCTGCATCAGTTGCAGGACGCGCGCAAACGCGGCGCACAGATCATTACGTTCAATCCGATACGGGAGCGTGGGCTGGTCACTTTCGCCAATCCGCAGTCGCCGCTGGAGATGCTGACGCCGGCCGAGACACAGATCAGCACCCAGTATCACCAGGTACGCATCGCCGGTGACGCGTCGGCGATCGCCGGTCTGTGCAAGCTGCTCATCGAGTGGGACGACGCGGCGCAACTCGAGGGCAAGCCGCGCGTGCTCGACGCGCCGTTCATCGCCGAACACACGGAAGGTTTTGAAGAGTTTGCCGCCGCGATGCGTGCGACGACCTGGAAAGAGATCGAGGCACGCTCGCAACTGACGCGCGATGCGCTCACGGCTGCAGCCGCCGAATACGCGCGGGCGAAGGCCGTGATGGTGCTGTATGGCATGGGCATTACCCAGCATCGGAGCGGCGTGCAGAACGTGCAGATGCTGTCCAATCTGCTCCTGCTGAGGGGCAATATCGGCCGGCCCGGCGCCGGCATCTGTCCGATTCGCGGCCATTCCAACGTACAGGGACAACGCACGGTCGGCATCACCGAGAAGCCCGAACTCGCGCCGCTCGACAAGCTGAAGCAACTCTATGGATTCGAGCCCCCGCGCAAGAAAGGTACGAGCACCGTGGAGGCTTGCCAAGGGGTACTCGATGGCAAGGTGAAAGCTTTTATCGGGCTTGGCGGAAATTTCCAGGTCGCGATTCCAGATCACCAGGTGATGGACGCCGCATGGCGCTCGCTCAGACTAACGGTACAGATTGCGACGAAGCTTAATCGCAGCCATCTGCTGCACGGCGAAGTCGCCTATCTGCTGCCCTGCCTGGGACGTATCGAAATCGACCGGCAAGCAAGCGGCGAGCAGTGGGTGAGTGTCGAGGACAGCACTGCCTGCGTGCACGGTTCGCACGGCTACGCGGCGCCGGCCGGCGACATGCTGCTCTCGGAACCGGCTATCGTCGCCGGCATCGCCAAGGCGTTGCTTCCGTCCAACCCGAATGTGGACTGGGACGCATGGGTCGCCGACTATGCGACGATCCGCGACGCGATCGAACACACTTATCCCGATCAGTTTGCCGATTTCAATAAGCGTTTTCGCGAGCTAGGCGGATTTCATCGACCGATACCGGCCGCTTCTCGCGAATGGAAGACACCGAACGGCAGGGCGAATTTTGTTGTGCCGGACACGCTTGACGAAGACGCCGACATGACGTCCAGCAGTCCGGATGTGCTACAGCTGATGACGACGCGTGGCGACAGTCAGTTCAACACCACTGTGTATGCGCTGGACGACCGCTTTCGCGGGGTTGTGGGCACGCGTGACGTCCTGCTGATGCACCGCGACGACATGGCGAGGCTCAATCTTGCCGAGGGTGACGAAGTAAGCGTCGCGACCGCCTCTACCGATGACGTGACGCGCGAGGTGCACGGCATGCATGTGCACGCTTTCGACATTCCGGCTGGTTGCGTTATGGGCTACTACCCCGAATGTAACCGGTTGATCCCGCTATGGCATCATGCGAAAGACAGTCTCGTGCCGGCCTCGAAATCGATACCTGTGCGGCTGAGAAGTTTGAATCGGTGA
- a CDS encoding catalase family protein: MTTPLTVHPLLFNTTIEQIPEDEAETTRQLVEVMHGILEPTSQHYQHGVRSVHAKSHGLLDGEMTVLAGLPPELAQGVFAKPGTHKVVMRLSTNPGDLLDDSVSTPRGLALKILDVDGARLPGSETGTSQDFVIVNAPAFTAATPKAFLTNLRLLAKTTDRAPTGKKILSAVLRGAEKVVEAVGGESGTLKSLGGHPETHILGETFYTVVPVLYGPYFAKLSVVPVSADLTALTDAPLDVDGHPDALRDAVNEFFVTQGGEWEVRVQLATDIKKMPVEDASMQWPEEESPYLAVARIRVAPQAAWTDARSAAIDDGMSFSPWHGLAAHRPLGGIMRSRRSAYEMSSTFRGHFNGCPVKE; encoded by the coding sequence ATGACCACCCCTCTCACCGTCCACCCGCTGCTGTTCAATACGACGATCGAACAGATTCCCGAAGATGAAGCCGAAACCACCAGACAACTGGTTGAAGTCATGCACGGGATTCTGGAACCGACTTCCCAGCACTACCAACACGGCGTTCGCAGCGTACATGCCAAAAGTCACGGCCTGCTCGACGGTGAAATGACGGTGCTTGCCGGGCTGCCGCCCGAACTTGCTCAAGGAGTGTTTGCGAAACCCGGGACCCACAAGGTCGTGATGCGGTTGTCAACCAATCCCGGGGACCTGCTCGACGACAGCGTCTCGACACCGCGCGGTCTCGCACTGAAGATTCTCGACGTCGACGGTGCGCGTTTGCCGGGCAGCGAAACCGGGACAAGTCAGGATTTCGTCATAGTCAACGCGCCCGCCTTTACGGCAGCAACGCCCAAGGCGTTTCTCACGAACCTGAGGCTCCTTGCCAAAACAACCGACCGCGCGCCGACCGGCAAGAAAATCCTGTCGGCCGTGCTACGTGGCGCGGAAAAGGTGGTTGAGGCAGTGGGCGGCGAGAGCGGCACGCTCAAGAGTCTGGGCGGGCACCCGGAAACGCACATTCTCGGCGAGACGTTTTACACAGTCGTGCCGGTTCTCTATGGGCCATATTTCGCCAAGCTCAGCGTGGTGCCCGTTTCTGCAGACCTGACTGCATTGACCGATGCGCCACTTGATGTGGATGGTCACCCTGATGCGTTACGCGACGCGGTAAACGAATTTTTCGTCACGCAGGGCGGGGAGTGGGAGGTACGCGTTCAGCTTGCCACCGACATCAAAAAAATGCCGGTGGAAGACGCATCTATGCAATGGCCAGAAGAGGAAAGTCCTTACCTTGCGGTCGCGCGCATCCGCGTGGCGCCTCAAGCTGCTTGGACAGACGCGCGCTCGGCGGCCATTGACGACGGCATGTCATTCAGCCCGTGGCACGGCCTGGCCGCACATCGACCGCTTGGCGGCATCATGCGCTCGCGCAGGTCGGCCTACGAAATGTCCTCCACGTTCAGGGGACATTTCAATGGCTGCCCGGTGAAGGAGTAG